The following are from one region of the Paracoccus sp. S3-43 genome:
- a CDS encoding acyl-CoA dehydrogenase family protein: MTFALPDDLAEWLAGSADGIDLGQIPATDLLPRLAQAGLAGIGVPEALGGGGGTAMDAVRAVAAVARESLAAAFVLWGHRCFVEFLVQTPNHALRDRLLPDLLAGRVAGASGLSNVMKFLAGLEPLQMTVRPEGGDLVVDGALPWVTNLRGQGFVVAAAADPADGGPAMIVALAHDDPGVHRSADLALMGMRSSDTASVRIEGVRIGRDRIIAADAPEWLPGVRPSFIALQCGMAIGLARRSLAEAGCAGGAGRGVLETPIAALGTRLDKIVASLKAGLDSGGFVARPAALFELRIALSEIVFEAVALELQAGGGRCYLDGPGRGFARRWREAAFVPIITPSTVQLRTILDAAGKAA, encoded by the coding sequence ATGACCTTTGCCCTGCCCGACGATCTGGCCGAATGGCTTGCAGGCTCGGCAGACGGGATCGATCTGGGGCAGATTCCGGCAACCGATCTGCTGCCGCGTCTGGCGCAGGCGGGGTTGGCCGGGATCGGCGTGCCCGAAGCCCTGGGCGGTGGGGGCGGCACCGCCATGGATGCCGTCCGGGCCGTCGCGGCGGTGGCGCGGGAATCGCTGGCTGCGGCCTTCGTGCTGTGGGGCCATCGCTGCTTTGTCGAATTCCTGGTCCAGACCCCGAACCATGCCCTGCGCGACCGCCTGTTGCCCGACCTTCTGGCGGGGCGGGTCGCGGGCGCCTCGGGCCTGTCGAATGTCATGAAATTCTTGGCGGGCCTGGAGCCGTTGCAGATGACGGTCCGCCCCGAGGGCGGGGATCTGGTCGTCGACGGCGCGCTTCCCTGGGTCACCAACCTGCGCGGGCAGGGCTTTGTCGTCGCCGCCGCCGCCGATCCGGCGGATGGCGGGCCTGCGATGATCGTGGCGCTTGCCCATGACGATCCCGGCGTTCACAGAAGCGCGGATCTGGCGCTGATGGGGATGCGGTCCTCGGATACCGCGTCGGTGCGGATCGAGGGCGTTCGGATCGGCCGCGACCGGATCATCGCCGCCGATGCCCCCGAATGGCTGCCGGGCGTGCGCCCCAGCTTCATCGCCCTGCAATGCGGGATGGCCATCGGCCTTGCCCGCCGGTCCCTGGCCGAGGCCGGCTGCGCCGGAGGAGCGGGGAGGGGGGTTCTGGAGACCCCCATCGCGGCGCTCGGCACGCGGCTGGACAAGATCGTCGCGTCGTTGAAGGCGGGTCTCGATTCGGGCGGCTTCGTCGCCCGGCCCGCCGCCCTGTTCGAACTGCGCATCGCCCTGTCCGAAATCGTGTTCGAGGCGGTGGCCCTGGAATTGCAGGCAGGCGGCGGGCGCTGCTATCTGGACGGTCCGGGCCGGGGTTTCGCCCGGCGCTGGCGCGAGGCGGCCTTCGTGCCGATCATCACCCCCAGCACCGTGCAGCTGCGCACGATCCTGGACGCCGCGGGCAAGGCCGCATGA
- a CDS encoding carboxymuconolactone decarboxylase family protein — MQEQERLAMSRLPLRTLEDAPAEARPRLEAAQKNNGFLPNLVRLLANAPVALETYQTVSAINGRASLTLAEREAVQITAAATHGCGFCVAGHSAVADKKAHLDQATIGALRALGPVPDARLGAVAEFTRAVIASRGNVPDAELSAFKEAGFDDQAALEVVLGVSLATLCNFANNLGRPELNPELSAYEWQPEVSAQ, encoded by the coding sequence ATGCAGGAACAGGAAAGGCTCGCCATGTCTCGTCTCCCGTTGCGCACTCTTGAAGATGCACCCGCCGAAGCACGGCCTCGACTGGAGGCGGCGCAGAAGAACAACGGTTTCCTTCCCAACCTCGTGCGCCTTCTGGCCAATGCGCCGGTGGCCCTGGAAACCTATCAGACCGTATCGGCCATCAACGGACGTGCCTCGCTGACGCTGGCCGAACGCGAGGCCGTGCAGATCACCGCGGCGGCGACGCATGGCTGCGGCTTCTGCGTGGCGGGCCACAGCGCGGTCGCCGACAAGAAGGCGCATCTCGACCAGGCGACGATCGGCGCCTTACGAGCCCTTGGGCCGGTGCCCGACGCCCGGCTGGGCGCGGTGGCAGAATTCACCAGGGCGGTCATCGCCTCGCGCGGGAATGTCCCGGATGCTGAACTGAGCGCCTTCAAGGAGGCCGGGTTTGATGACCAGGCCGCGCTGGAGGTCGTCCTGGGTGTCAGCCTGGCGACGCTGTGCAACTTTGCCAACAATCTGGGCCGGCCCGAGTTGAACCCCGAACTGTCCGCCTATGAATGGCAGCCAGAGGTTTCCGCGCAATGA
- a CDS encoding TRAP transporter substrate-binding protein, whose product MKHVLAASLLGAVLALPAAAAQEIKIGYALAEDSHYGAGAKAFEASLKDSLGDAFTFRHFPSSGLGGEREVLEGLQLGTVEMTIASDGTLTNFVPEVGVLGIPFLLRDKDHARKVLDGEIGQEMLAKFDDAGLHALAWGEQGFRHITSNRGPIETPADMAGLKIRTMENPVHIEAFRALGAAPTPMAWPEVIGALEQGAIDGQENPLSVIVSAKLDEVQKNLTLDGHVYSSTIILVSPSLWGGLDETQQAAFQKAAKDAVAAMRAYVDEVDASGVAAMQEQGMAVNELSAEQKAAFREALAEPYKSYEAQFGKDLMDRIQAVE is encoded by the coding sequence ATGAAACACGTTCTGGCAGCATCGCTGCTGGGTGCCGTATTGGCCCTGCCCGCCGCCGCGGCGCAAGAGATCAAGATCGGCTATGCACTGGCCGAGGACAGCCATTACGGCGCCGGTGCCAAGGCTTTCGAGGCCTCGCTGAAGGACAGCCTGGGCGACGCGTTCACTTTCCGGCATTTCCCGTCCTCGGGCCTGGGCGGCGAGCGTGAGGTTCTGGAAGGGCTGCAACTGGGCACGGTCGAGATGACCATCGCCTCGGACGGCACGCTGACGAATTTCGTGCCCGAGGTCGGCGTGCTGGGCATTCCCTTCCTGCTGCGCGACAAGGACCACGCCCGCAAGGTGCTGGACGGCGAGATCGGCCAGGAGATGCTGGCGAAGTTCGACGATGCCGGGCTGCACGCGCTGGCCTGGGGCGAGCAGGGCTTCCGCCACATCACGTCGAACCGCGGCCCGATCGAGACCCCGGCGGACATGGCCGGGCTGAAGATCCGCACCATGGAGAATCCGGTTCACATCGAGGCCTTCCGCGCCCTTGGCGCCGCGCCCACACCCATGGCCTGGCCCGAGGTGATCGGCGCGCTGGAGCAGGGCGCCATCGACGGGCAGGAAAACCCGCTGTCGGTGATCGTCTCGGCCAAGCTGGACGAGGTTCAGAAGAACCTGACGCTGGACGGCCACGTCTATTCCTCGACCATCATCCTGGTTTCGCCCTCACTCTGGGGCGGGCTGGACGAAACCCAGCAGGCCGCCTTCCAGAAGGCCGCCAAGGACGCGGTGGCCGCCATGCGCGCCTATGTCGATGAGGTCGATGCCTCGGGGGTGGCCGCGATGCAGGAACAGGGCATGGCGGTGAACGAGCTGTCGGCCGAGCAGAAGGCGGCGTTCCGCGAGGCCCTGGCCGAGCCCTACAAATCCTATGAGGCCCAGTTCGGCAAGGATCTGATGGACCGCATCCAGGCGGTCGAATAA
- a CDS encoding TRAP transporter small permease, whose product MQRIERAFVAVNGAVLVLALMAMALILGWNVAGRYLTGNSLTWADEVARYAMIWVTFLGAGLALREGAHAAITNAQEALPTQGQRLLRGVILVLLFGFFAFMVWVGLDYMGRMSVQKSAALRVPMKWVYAAMPVGFALLIVHLALIAPRYLRAGLDHSDEAALG is encoded by the coding sequence ATGCAAAGGATCGAACGCGCCTTTGTCGCCGTCAACGGCGCCGTGCTGGTGCTGGCATTGATGGCGATGGCCCTGATCCTGGGTTGGAACGTCGCCGGTCGCTATCTGACCGGCAACTCTCTGACCTGGGCGGATGAGGTGGCGCGTTACGCGATGATCTGGGTGACGTTCCTCGGCGCGGGGCTGGCGCTGCGCGAAGGGGCCCATGCCGCGATCACCAATGCGCAAGAGGCCCTGCCGACGCAGGGCCAGCGCCTGTTGCGGGGCGTCATCCTGGTGCTGCTGTTCGGCTTTTTCGCCTTCATGGTCTGGGTCGGGCTGGATTACATGGGCCGGATGTCGGTGCAGAAATCCGCCGCGCTGAGGGTGCCGATGAAATGGGTCTATGCCGCGATGCCGGTGGGCTTCGCGCTGCTGATCGTGCATCTGGCGCTGATCGCGCCGCGCTATCTGCGCGCAGGGCTTGACCATTCCGACGAGGCCGCCCTTGGTTGA